A stretch of the Actinoalloteichus fjordicus genome encodes the following:
- a CDS encoding S-(hydroxymethyl)mycothiol dehydrogenase: MPQQVRAVVATARDAPVTVETIVVPDPGPGEVVVDVAACGVCHTDLHYRQGGINDEFPFLLGHEAAGTVESVGEGVEDVAVGDYVVLNWRAVCGRCRACSRGRPWYCFATHNATQQMTLTDGTPLSPALGIGAFAEKTLVHQGQCTKVDPKAEAAVAGLLGCGVMAGLGAAINTGEVGRGDSVAVIGCGGVGAAAVAGARLAGASKIIAVDLDPQKLEWATGLGATDTVRADQVDVVAAVKELTGGHGADVVIDAVGIPQTFTQAFYARDLAGKVVLVGVPTPEMTLELPLLDVFSRGGAVKSSWYGDCLPSRDFPMLIDLYLQGRLDLKAFVTEKIGLEDVEDAFARMHQGDVLRSVVVL; encoded by the coding sequence ATGCCGCAGCAGGTCAGAGCGGTCGTGGCCACCGCACGGGACGCCCCCGTCACCGTCGAGACGATCGTGGTCCCCGATCCGGGACCGGGCGAGGTGGTGGTGGACGTCGCGGCGTGCGGGGTGTGCCACACGGACCTGCACTACCGGCAGGGCGGTATCAACGACGAGTTCCCCTTCCTCCTCGGACACGAGGCGGCGGGCACCGTCGAGTCCGTCGGCGAGGGCGTCGAGGACGTCGCCGTGGGCGATTACGTGGTGTTGAACTGGCGTGCGGTCTGCGGCCGATGTCGCGCGTGCAGCCGGGGCCGACCCTGGTACTGCTTCGCGACGCACAACGCGACGCAGCAGATGACGCTGACCGACGGCACCCCGCTGTCCCCGGCGCTGGGCATCGGGGCCTTCGCCGAGAAGACCCTGGTCCACCAGGGCCAGTGCACGAAGGTCGACCCGAAGGCCGAGGCGGCGGTGGCCGGGCTGCTCGGCTGCGGCGTCATGGCCGGGCTCGGCGCGGCGATCAACACCGGCGAGGTCGGTCGGGGCGACTCGGTGGCGGTCATCGGCTGCGGCGGAGTGGGCGCGGCGGCCGTGGCGGGTGCGCGGCTCGCGGGCGCGTCCAAGATCATCGCGGTGGATCTGGACCCGCAGAAGCTGGAGTGGGCCACCGGGCTGGGCGCAACCGACACCGTGCGTGCCGACCAGGTCGACGTGGTCGCCGCCGTCAAGGAGCTGACCGGCGGGCACGGGGCGGACGTCGTCATCGACGCCGTGGGAATCCCGCAGACCTTCACGCAGGCCTTCTACGCGCGCGATCTCGCCGGGAAGGTCGTGCTGGTCGGGGTGCCCACCCCGGAGATGACGCTGGAACTGCCGCTGCTGGACGTGTTCTCCCGAGGTGGCGCGGTCAAGTCCTCCTGGTACGGCGACTGTCTGCCCAGCCGCGACTTCCCGATGCTGATCGACCTCTACCTCCAGGGCAGGCTCGATCTGAAGGCCTTCGTCACCGAGAAGATCGGGCTGGAAGACGTCGAGGACGCCTTCGCTCGGATGCATCAGGGCGACGTACTTCGCTCGGTGGTGGTGCTCTGA
- the solA gene encoding N-methyl-L-tryptophan oxidase — protein sequence MSSHDVIVIGLGGMGSAAVHRLAAKGLRVLGLDRFPAAHDQGSSHGGSRIIRQAYFEGADYVPLLLRAYELWDELEAESAVEIRHRTGGLMIGAGDSLAVAGSLTSAREHGLDHELLDAAEIRRRFPTMTPADSDIALYEAAAGFVSPENAVLANLTMARRHGAQLRHGVRVDSWAADDAGVTVRTEDGVHRADHLVICPGAWGPALLAELGLPLVVERVVQFWFRPTGPPEVFAEQRHPIFIWEDARQRQGYAFPMHAESDGTVKAAFFRGGATCTPDTIDRRVAPGEEEELRQFLSNRVPALPGPLARAKTCMYTTTPDEDFVIGAHPRHDRVTLACGFSGHGFKFVPVIGEILADLVTDGATRHPIDMFDPRRFGVED from the coding sequence ATGTCCTCCCACGATGTGATCGTCATCGGCCTCGGCGGCATGGGCAGTGCCGCGGTTCATCGACTCGCCGCCAAGGGCCTGCGGGTGCTCGGCCTCGACCGGTTCCCCGCCGCCCACGATCAGGGCTCCAGCCATGGCGGATCGCGGATCATCCGGCAGGCCTACTTCGAAGGCGCGGACTACGTTCCCCTGCTGCTGCGCGCCTACGAGCTGTGGGACGAGCTGGAGGCCGAGTCCGCCGTGGAGATCCGGCATCGCACGGGCGGCCTGATGATCGGGGCGGGGGACAGCCTCGCGGTCGCGGGCAGCCTGACGAGCGCGCGGGAGCACGGACTCGACCACGAACTGCTGGACGCCGCCGAGATCCGCCGCCGGTTTCCCACGATGACCCCGGCCGACTCGGACATCGCCCTCTACGAGGCGGCGGCGGGCTTCGTCTCGCCGGAGAACGCGGTGCTGGCCAACCTGACCATGGCCCGACGCCACGGTGCCCAACTGCGGCACGGCGTCCGGGTGGACTCCTGGGCCGCCGACGACGCGGGCGTGACCGTGCGCACCGAGGACGGCGTCCATCGGGCCGATCACCTGGTGATCTGTCCTGGCGCGTGGGGTCCCGCACTGCTCGCGGAACTGGGACTCCCGCTCGTCGTCGAGCGGGTGGTGCAGTTCTGGTTCCGGCCGACCGGCCCGCCGGAGGTGTTCGCCGAGCAGCGGCACCCGATCTTCATCTGGGAGGACGCCCGGCAGCGGCAGGGCTATGCCTTCCCGATGCACGCCGAGTCCGACGGCACGGTGAAGGCGGCCTTCTTCCGTGGCGGCGCCACCTGCACGCCCGACACGATCGATCGCCGCGTGGCACCGGGCGAGGAGGAGGAGCTGCGGCAGTTCTTGTCGAACCGGGTGCCCGCACTGCCCGGCCCGCTGGCTCGGGCGAAGACCTGCATGTACACCACGACCCCGGACGAGGACTTCGTCATCGGCGCCCATCCGCGTCATGACCGGGTCACCCTGGCGTGCGGCTTCTCCGGGCACGGGTTCAAGTTCGTGCCCGTGATCGGCGAGATCCTGGCCGACCTGGTCACCGACGGCGCCACCCGCCATCCGATCGACATGTTCGATCCCCGCCGGTTCGGCGTCGAGGACTGA
- a CDS encoding LLM class F420-dependent oxidoreductase, translated as MELGLQINRFAWPDGPGRLGAELAAVARTAEETGFHSIAVMDHFFQFSSLGPQEDPMLEAYTTLGFLAAHTSRVRLLTLVTGATYRPPAVLVKAVTALDVLSGGRAELGIGAGWYQEEADGLGLPFPPRAQRFEQLEETLRIALRMWSDDESPFVGAHFRLARPLNSPQSLSRPHPPVMVGGGGERKTLRLVARYAQACNLFPGPELAHKLAVLREHCEREGRDYDDIEKTMILPLDVGSRGENVDALLTTMGDAAELGITRVIGAVPDVHSITPLEIIGARLVPAAARL; from the coding sequence ATGGAACTCGGTCTTCAGATCAACCGCTTCGCCTGGCCCGACGGTCCCGGCAGACTGGGCGCCGAGCTGGCGGCCGTCGCCCGCACGGCCGAGGAGACCGGCTTCCACTCGATCGCGGTGATGGACCACTTCTTCCAGTTCAGCTCGTTGGGTCCCCAGGAGGACCCGATGCTGGAGGCGTACACCACGCTCGGCTTCCTCGCCGCGCACACGTCACGGGTCCGGCTGCTGACCCTGGTCACCGGCGCGACCTACCGGCCGCCCGCCGTGCTGGTCAAGGCCGTCACCGCGCTGGACGTGCTCTCCGGCGGGCGTGCCGAGCTGGGGATCGGCGCGGGCTGGTATCAGGAGGAGGCCGACGGGCTCGGTCTGCCCTTCCCGCCGAGAGCACAGCGGTTCGAGCAGCTCGAGGAGACGCTGCGGATCGCCCTGCGGATGTGGTCCGACGACGAGTCGCCGTTCGTCGGCGCCCACTTCCGGCTGGCCCGGCCGCTGAACTCACCGCAGTCGCTGTCCAGACCGCACCCGCCCGTCATGGTCGGGGGCGGGGGCGAGCGGAAGACGCTGCGGCTGGTGGCCCGGTACGCCCAGGCGTGCAACCTGTTCCCCGGACCCGAGCTGGCGCACAAGCTGGCGGTGCTTCGGGAGCACTGCGAGCGGGAGGGACGGGACTACGACGACATCGAGAAGACGATGATCCTCCCGCTCGACGTGGGCAGCCGGGGAGAGAACGTCGACGCACTGCTCACGACCATGGGCGACGCCGCCGAACTGGGCATCACCCGCGTGATCGGGGCGGTCCCCGACGTGCATTCGATCACTCCGCTGGAGATCATCGGGGCCCGACTCGTCCCGGCCGCGGCCCGGCTCTGA
- a CDS encoding MAB_1171c family putative transporter, with product MVTLLFLSVSALTFLAAGYRAYRALRSVGDRANPGRWALAGLLAALGFAFFVLAPAVQEIEGRIYPNLGRLLSNTATLTAALSALALVLYLAYPAAQARTRLPRHLITYGVSIVAMWVLFFLADIPESRGLFSEYYATHPTLAWYVLVYSAYLGAVLIDLGRMTLRYSSATRGPLRLGLRLLALGCLLGLSYIGEKLVSTIRQTRNGPDETAEFCVHPFENFGCTMAVGMPAISVLVMLLGISLPVIVPAVVRAARWPREYRVHRELRPLWTALYTAVPEIALTSPQAVTGSYARRDVGMRLYRRVIEIRDGALVLRPHRDPAVEAQAAERARASGIDGDELAATVEAVGLAAAIEALRHGSPARDGEAEESPVGRTEIEPELRSEAAFLRLVSRAFVSSPLISELVTPSGPDRSDETAAD from the coding sequence ATGGTCACGCTGCTCTTCCTCAGCGTCTCGGCGCTGACCTTCCTCGCCGCCGGATACCGTGCGTATCGGGCGTTACGTTCCGTCGGCGATCGAGCGAATCCGGGACGATGGGCCTTGGCGGGCCTGCTGGCCGCGCTCGGCTTCGCCTTCTTCGTGCTGGCGCCCGCCGTGCAGGAGATCGAGGGCCGGATCTACCCGAATCTGGGCAGGCTGCTCTCCAACACCGCCACCCTGACGGCCGCGCTGTCCGCACTGGCACTGGTCCTCTACCTCGCCTACCCGGCAGCCCAGGCGCGGACGCGCCTACCGCGACACCTGATCACCTACGGGGTCTCGATCGTCGCGATGTGGGTGTTGTTCTTCCTTGCCGACATCCCGGAGAGTCGAGGACTGTTCTCCGAGTACTACGCGACCCATCCCACCCTGGCCTGGTACGTCCTCGTCTACTCGGCCTATCTCGGCGCGGTGCTGATCGACCTCGGCCGGATGACCCTGCGGTACTCCTCGGCCACCCGAGGCCCGCTGCGCCTCGGTCTGCGGCTGCTGGCGCTCGGCTGTCTTCTCGGGCTCTCCTACATCGGCGAGAAGCTGGTCAGCACCATCCGGCAGACGCGGAACGGGCCCGACGAGACCGCCGAGTTCTGCGTGCATCCCTTCGAGAACTTCGGCTGCACCATGGCGGTCGGGATGCCCGCCATCTCGGTCCTGGTGATGCTGCTCGGGATCTCGCTGCCGGTCATCGTCCCGGCGGTGGTCCGGGCCGCGCGGTGGCCGCGGGAGTACCGGGTTCACCGTGAGCTCCGGCCGCTGTGGACGGCGTTGTACACGGCGGTGCCCGAGATCGCCCTGACCTCGCCGCAGGCCGTGACGGGCAGCTACGCCCGTCGGGACGTCGGGATGCGGTTGTACCGGCGCGTCATCGAGATCCGCGACGGAGCGCTCGTCCTGCGGCCCCATCGTGACCCGGCGGTGGAGGCGCAGGCGGCCGAGCGGGCGCGAGCGTCGGGCATCGACGGCGACGAGCTGGCCGCGACGGTGGAGGCCGTGGGGCTGGCGGCGGCGATCGAGGCCTTACGGCACGGCAGCCCTGCCCGAGACGGCGAGGCGGAGGAGTCTCCGGTGGGACGTACCGAGATCGAGCCGGAACTGCGCAGCGAGGCCGCCTTCCTGCGGCTCGTCTCGCGGGCCTTCGTCTCCTCTCCGCTGATCTCGGAGCTCGTGACCCCGTCCGGCCCTGATCGGTCGGACGAGACCGCCGCCGACTGA
- a CDS encoding MBL fold metallo-hydrolase, translating to MAARIEQVVTSGVFSLDDQDFEVDNNVWLIGDDAEVVVVDPSHDPAAVEQAVAGRRVTAVVCTHGHNDHVNGSVALGAAVGAPVLLNPADRELWDQAHPGVEPGGELVDGQVLTVAGIELHVLATPGHTWGSVSLHAPALSAVFTGDTLFEGGPGATGRSFSDFPTIIASIRDRLLTLPAETVVYTGHGDRTTIGAEAPALPAWIARGH from the coding sequence ATGGCGGCGCGGATCGAGCAGGTCGTCACCTCGGGAGTCTTCAGCCTGGACGACCAGGACTTCGAGGTCGACAACAATGTCTGGCTGATCGGCGACGATGCCGAGGTCGTCGTGGTGGACCCCTCGCACGACCCGGCGGCCGTCGAGCAGGCGGTGGCGGGCCGCCGGGTGACGGCCGTGGTCTGCACCCACGGGCACAACGACCACGTCAACGGGTCGGTGGCCCTCGGCGCCGCCGTCGGCGCGCCCGTGCTGCTGAATCCCGCCGATCGTGAGCTCTGGGACCAGGCGCACCCCGGTGTCGAGCCGGGCGGTGAGCTGGTCGACGGGCAGGTGCTCACGGTCGCGGGCATCGAACTGCACGTCCTGGCCACGCCCGGCCACACCTGGGGCTCGGTGAGCCTCCATGCCCCGGCACTGTCCGCCGTCTTCACCGGCGACACCCTGTTCGAGGGCGGGCCGGGGGCCACCGGTCGGTCGTTCTCCGACTTCCCCACGATCATCGCCTCGATCCGGGATCGGCTGTTGACCCTGCCTGCGGAGACGGTGGTCTACACCGGGCACGGGGATCGCACGACCATCGGTGCCGAGGCACCCGCCCTGCCTGCCTGGATCGCCAGGGGACACTGA
- a CDS encoding superoxide dismutase: MTYTLPDLPYDYGALEPHISGKIMELHHSKHHATYVKGANDALEQAAESREKNQLGTVNLLQKNLAFNLAGHVNHSVFWPNLSPDGGDKPDGELAAAIDEAFGSFDGFRAHFTANALGIQGSGWSILAWDALGQRLLLEQLYDHQGNLPAGSYPLLMLDMWEHAFYLQYQNVKADYVKAFWNIVNWADVTERFQTAKGVKIN; the protein is encoded by the coding sequence GTGACGTACACCCTTCCGGACCTGCCCTACGACTACGGCGCACTCGAACCGCACATCTCCGGCAAGATCATGGAGCTGCACCACAGCAAGCACCACGCGACCTATGTCAAGGGCGCCAACGACGCGCTGGAGCAGGCGGCGGAGTCCCGGGAGAAGAACCAGCTCGGCACCGTCAACCTGTTGCAGAAGAACCTCGCGTTCAACCTCGCGGGCCACGTGAACCACTCGGTCTTCTGGCCGAACCTCTCGCCCGACGGCGGCGACAAGCCGGACGGCGAGCTGGCCGCCGCGATCGACGAGGCCTTCGGCTCCTTCGACGGCTTCCGGGCGCACTTCACCGCCAACGCACTGGGCATCCAGGGCTCCGGCTGGTCGATCCTGGCCTGGGACGCGCTCGGGCAGCGGCTGCTGCTCGAACAGCTCTACGACCACCAGGGCAACCTGCCCGCGGGCAGCTACCCGCTGCTGATGCTGGACATGTGGGAGCACGCCTTCTACCTCCAGTACCAGAACGTCAAGGCCGACTACGTCAAGGCGTTCTGGAACATCGTCAACTGGGCGGACGTCACCGAGCGCTTCCAGACCGCCAAGGGCGTCAAGATCAACTGA
- a CDS encoding helix-turn-helix domain-containing protein, whose protein sequence is MAVSDTQGERSLADKLNYLFSKVRVAGQAEYSNEHVAAAIREQGVNISQSYIWALRKGRSDNPTKRHLEALASFFGVPPAYFFDDAHAARVDAQLDLITALRDADVRDVALRTMELDDDARRSVARIVAEISQIRGLRPGGPAGQNTSPSAPDA, encoded by the coding sequence GTGGCGGTGTCGGACACGCAGGGCGAACGTAGCCTGGCCGACAAGCTGAACTACCTGTTCAGCAAGGTCCGCGTGGCGGGCCAGGCCGAGTACAGCAACGAGCACGTCGCCGCAGCCATCAGGGAACAGGGCGTCAACATCTCGCAGAGCTACATCTGGGCGCTGCGCAAGGGACGCTCCGACAACCCGACCAAACGCCACCTGGAGGCGCTGGCGAGCTTCTTCGGCGTGCCGCCCGCCTACTTCTTCGACGACGCCCACGCCGCCCGCGTCGACGCGCAGCTCGACCTGATCACCGCGCTGCGCGACGCCGACGTCCGCGACGTGGCCCTGCGGACCATGGAGCTGGACGACGACGCTCGGCGGTCGGTGGCCCGCATCGTCGCCGAGATCAGCCAGATCCGAGGACTCCGTCCCGGCGGCCCGGCGGGTCAGAACACCTCGCCCTCGGCCCCGGACGCCTGA